The following proteins are encoded in a genomic region of Oncorhynchus keta strain PuntledgeMale-10-30-2019 chromosome 35, Oket_V2, whole genome shotgun sequence:
- the LOC127915629 gene encoding uncharacterized protein LOC127915629 yields the protein MTRSLPVLHRASHWRGTIKQVLCGEYGCTQHHYNIKICVSSGEQVHIKICVSSGEQVHIKICVSSGEQVHIKICVSSGEQVHIKICVSSGEQVHIKICVSSGEQVHIKICVSSGEQVHIKICVSSGEQVHIRICVSSGEQVHIKICVSSGEQVHIKICVSSGEQVHIKICVSSGEQVHIKICVSSGEQVHIKICVSSGEQVHIKICVSSGEQALVKICVSSAEKVHIKIRVSFREQGHEEAVSLQH from the exons ATGACGAGATCTTTACCTGTTTTACATAGAGCCTCCCACTGGCGAGGGACCATTAAACAGGTACTATGTGGGGAATATGGCTGCACTCAGCATCATTACAACATTAAGATCTGTGTGTCATCTGGGGAACAGGTTCACATTAAGATCTGTGTCTCATCTGGGGAACAG GTTCACATTAAGATCTGTGTCTCATCTGGGGAACAGGTTCACATTAAGATCTGTGTCTCATCTGGGGAACAGGTTCACATTAAGATCTGTGTCTCATCTGGGGAACAGGTTCACATTAAGATCTGTGTCTCATCTGGGGAACAGGTTCACATTAAGATCTGTGTCTCATCTGGGGAACAGGTTCACATTAAGATCTGTGTCTCATCTGGGGAACAGGTTCACATTAGGATCTGTGTCTCATCTGGGGAACAGGTTCACATTAAGATCTGTGTCTCATCTGGGGAACAGGTTCACATTAAGATCTGTGTCTCATCTGGGGAACAGGTTCACATTAAGATCTGTGTCTCATCTGGGGAACAGGTTCACATTAAGATCTGTGTCTCATCTGGGGAACAGGTTCACATTAAGATCTGTGTCTCATCTGGGGAACAGGTTCACATTAAGATCTGTGTCTCATCTGGGGAACAGGCTCTGGTTAAAATCTGTGTCTCATCTGCAGAAAAGGTTCACATTAAGATCAGAGTCTCATTTAGGGAACAGGGTCACGAGGAAGCTGTATCTCTACAACACTAA